A region of the Lepisosteus oculatus isolate fLepOcu1 chromosome 26, fLepOcu1.hap2, whole genome shotgun sequence genome:
GATTTATACACTGTCAAAACTGTTAACCTTGGTCTATCTTGTTTTAAAACTCTTtcaaagagattagaaatggacaTAAGACTTTGTCAGAGTGCCAGGCTGGAGGAATGGGAATAAAGGAAGAGGAAAGAGAGACCGTGCCTGTGTCTCTTCTCCCCTGGCTCATGTACACCTCAATCACAATCAATACCTGCACAGTGCTCAGCCAGAGGCCAGAATTTAAAGGAGAGTCagtttctcccccccccccccccctccagcaGAAGATTGACTAGCCAGACAGTTACTGCTGTTGTGGTTAATTGCTACTTATTCACAcacaccccccctcccccccgccCCAAAAGAAGAGGATGAGGCTCCACTCTTTAACTTCTCATTCCTTCCAGCCTACATCAATGCACAGTTCCAGGGAAGGATTTCTAACATACATTTTGTAgaggctggctggctggctcaCAGGAAATCAATTTCATTGATGTAACAtacttaaaatacagtaagtctaaaataaaataaattttaaatggTAAGGGTACACTTAATggcaaattttaaaatcaaccTGTGCTACTATGTGCATCTAACTTGCATATCGGTGCCTCTGCCTTTGTATGGTTTAAACTGTGACCATGAACTGAGCTTTTGTAGTCAAGTGGCACCCTCCAGTGCCCAGTCATGTGAATATGTAAAAATCTAAACTATAACTGGTTGTTGGGGAAAAATGCTTTTACCACAGGAGCAGTACAAACATCACGATGTCCATAGTCAAGGGTGTTGGCCTAAATAAACAATTTACTGACCCCAAAACACCTCTGCTCCCCACCCAGAGAGTCCACTCCAATCACATTCCTAACTTTTTCCAATTGTTTTTAAGCTCTTCTGTGCATTGCAAGGGAGCTCAAGTGTAACTAGTAGTGTAAGATAATGGAAACAATTCTCCTCAAGGAAATGTATTCACTGCTGGGAAGTTAGAACAGAAACAAGGGGTCCTGCTGAGACAAGACCCTCGATTAGCAAAATTCACATGACTGGTCATCAGGCTGCAAACACTAAGGCATGTGCAAGCTGTACTTGTTACATGAACTTTCTTGCTCCCCAGAGCTCAACAAGTACCTCTGCTGCAACACTTACCAAAGGTCATTGACCTCAATGCATTGTTGGCCAAAGGTCATGTGACCTCATCCAATATTCAAAACCAACCCACAGGCTGCCAGCACATCAgcattaaataatttacttAAAGTAAAAGCATGTTACCTGTGACAAGATGGGGACTCAGGGTGAAAAAAGGTCAGTCCACTACCTGTAATACTAAACTCCTCAAGTAGAAAGTGCTTTTTCCATCACAAGGTTTTTGTTAGGAACACAGCTGAAACCTGAATCATAAGAAGCCAAGAACTCAGAAACCAACTGAGCAGGTTCTGGTTTTGAGACAGTTTGCAGACTTTGTtagctgtttttatttaaaaaccaaaGTGCTAGGAATTTTACAaaagctttctttaaaaaaaatggctctTAAGGTTAAAGACTGGCCAGTACAAAATAAATCcagaaaccaaagaaaaacaacaaaaaaacacttttgcacCATCTCAACAACTGTctgcaaacaaaaaagaaagtctTTTCCCTAACATTTGCCAAATGTCCACTGAAAACGCTGCAGCCCTTTCAGTTTTGCTTTGTAACTTCAGGACGCTAAATCCATCCAGAGATGTAAGTGGCTTTCCCAGGAGGCCGAATTGGAGCCCTTCTCAAACCTTATGCTATACCAACCGTTACCAAGCAAACTCGGCTGGCAGATTGTAGCCAATCAGGTCAAATTTCACAAAAGTGACTATTTTGTGTTTAGACTACTTGAACAGGGTGGGGAGCACTTTGAAACTAATTTCCCATGAAGCCTCATAAGCTGCTTTCATTTAATTACTACACTCAACAATTACAGAATGGCAAAACATGGTTCTAGCCAGGACTTTGTTGTGTCAGGTGGGATCATGGTTATGCTATCAAGGAACCGTGAGGGAGCTCAGCTTGTGGGTTAAAGCACAATTTCAGATACCAGAAAGAACAAACCAACCTTCTACACTCTCTGTAACCCTGCCAGCCACACCTACAAGCATCAGGATGAGTGGCGATGTTTTctgctccctgctctctgtatgAAAAGTGAAGGAGAGAACCaggtttgcattaaaaaaaacacaaaacaagatttCATCATCAGTTGTTTTTACTTTAGAGCACATTTTTCCTCTCATCATTTGAGCGTTAAGTGTTAAACATTTAaggtgcaaaaaaaaactagattTTGGAAGTATGGAGTAATTtcagggggtgggggggtgggaaGGTTTTCAGATTTCAGCTGAATTTCATTCGGAGATCAAAAAGAGTAGCTGTGGAGCGAACGCACCCGGGGGAGACGCCCCATGAAGACGGACAGGGACCAGTTCCTAGCGCAGCGCCAGCACAGCCGAGCCCTGGACCCTGGGCACCCCCGCCGGGCTGGGCACGGCCGCAGGTCACACTGCGGAGGCAGCTGTGCGTCTGTAATAAAGACTGTGGCTCGGGCCGACCCAGGACAGGTGGAGCTTCAGAGGAACTAGGAAAGGAAGCAGCGACAGTCTGTAGCTCTGTCCCCTCTCTGCACACAGTCCTGCACAAAACACAAGTCTGACAGTGCGATGGTACCAGGCTCTCCTATAGCAGCTGGCTGAATgctcatttaaaacattttaaaatagcgTAAAGACACCTCCTTTGTACCTAAATACATTTTCCAACAACAAAAAGCAAACCAGCACTGACAGAACCCACTTGATAAATTAATCAAAACTTCAGTCGGTCAGGAATACAATCGCatctaaaacacaaaaataaggaCGCAACTGTTCAAGCGTTCCATTCGATAATGATCCTTAACCATTTTAATAAGCGCAACAGAAATGAATTTTAATGTTACATTGGTCTGAAACGTTAAGGACATTtccatgaaaaagaaaagaaaaagaaaacaaaagattcaGATGCAGATCCAGTTTTGAAGGCTGGTTAAGACAGCTCGCGAATGACTCTCTCTGTGCTCTCGGACTTTGAAGTCAGGCTTATCAATCACATAGATgcatgaacaacaacaacaacaaaaaaaaagatgtcaaTTCCTGGCTGCTGTTCCCTTCTGGAATACCACGCTTGCTGCAGTAGCCGGAGAGCAGATATTTTTGGTTCTGAAGCCCCAGGACAGCTTCTCCTAAATCCAGCGGAGAAAGCCAAAGCCAAATTTAAACCGAGCCGGAAAGACAAACCGCAGGAGCTCGGAACGCAACGAGGAAGTGGAACCGCTGCCACAGCCCTCCGCCCAGCACCGACGCCAACCCTGCTTCCTCACGTCTTCCCCAAAGGCGGCTCGACCAGCCCTTCATGCGGGATCCCCCATGCTTCCCCGGCGTCTCCCGCGGGGCCCCGAGAGACGTTTCTCCAGCCGCCGTGgcagcagctccagctcctCGGTGCCGGAAGGCCCTCGGAAGGGAGCGACAGCGAGGGGCCGGGCAGCGGGACCTCCGGCAACACCGGCCCCAGAAACGACCCCGCCGCTTCGGGAGGGGTTGGGAGCGACTTGCCCTGTACCGGCTGCAAGCCCTGAACGGCGCGCTTAGTGAGGGACCCCGTCGCCGCGGAGACGGCCGGACGCCGCGACGCTCCGCGAGCCCAGGCCCGGCGCCGGCAGCCCGTCAGTGACCCCCCAGAGATGCCTGGATCTGGGCCgctctttccttttcctccttGGAAGCGAcaaagaaaagaggaaaaaaaaaatctctcggAATCTAGTCCCAGAGGAAAACCCACTCCTCCTCTCCCCGTCTCGGAGGAACGCCGAGCTGGCCAAGCTCGGGTGTGCAAAAGGACAAACCCGGACGACTGGCCGGTCCAAAAGAAAGTGGACAAGTGTCCACGCCTTGAGCAGGGAGGCCTCGAGCCACTGGGTCCGGATTCACAGCACCACCACTAAGTCAtttataaaactaaaacattccagGCCCACTTATGTGTAACGGtgtgaatattttttaacagagacaaatcctgctaaaaaaaaagagaaaaattgaACTACAACTATATATAGAACCATAGCAACTATAGTAGCATAGTTATACATAACCACACTTCCAGTTACTCCTCCTTGAGCATTGCAATTTGATCAACAGTGTGCCtttcaaagaaattaaaagcaaaatgcGCAGTTTCTATATATTTAAACCCTATGACCTCGGGTCAAAGCCCTtcatcttattttaattaaaatgttttagcgACTGTTGAACACTGATACTGATCATCAGAGCTCAACTGTTCAATGAAAACGTAACAATTAAGACCCTGTAAATCTGGAGTGACCAAGTGTAATTCTCTAAGCACAAGGCTAACTGTGCAAATGTAGTGAATGCTCCAATATTCATTTTACAGTCTGCCCTGATTGTACAATTGTATAGACAGCGATCAATGTTTTCTAGTGTCTCTtataaaaagcaaaattaagAGATTGATCTGCTGAATAACAGTGCTGAATAACCTTGAAATATAACATTAGGAGAACGACTTGCTGTTAAACAGAACGCGGAACTCAAAACATGGCACAAAAGAAGTCGTGtacaaaaacaaaccaacaacaTATACAAACAGTTGCATGTCTGGGGATTTGAAAGTTGATCACTTTTTATTCCCTTTAAACACCGGTGACCTGTACATTGTATAGGGGGCGGGGGGGAATCTTCTCAATGGGAAGAAGCCATTTCTAACTGATCTCACCGTCTGCTGCCTGCAAGCACTCATATGTAATAACGTGGCTTCAGGACCAGGAATAACGACCTGGCAGCCCAGCTACACAAGGCACCTTCCCTTAACCCTCCCATAGTCTGTGGACATTCCCAGGAAAACTTACAGGTACATAAATATCaagggagcagcgtgaggaatCGGCGAACACCTGACACACGGTCCTGTCGAACAGCTGTCGCCAGGTCGGTCTCGCTGGAGAACGGCCGTGTCTGGGGCTTGGTTAGCAGGCTGCGGTGCTCTCAGAGAAATGAcctaccccccccacccccgcgTGCATCTCACTCACCTCCTGTGCTCCCAATTCACGATTCAGTCACAGACACAGAAGAACAAGGTTTAAGTGCTTTTAagaggtttttctttttaaaaaaaaaacaaacaaaaacaaatcgaAGTTCATAATCATAAAGACTTTCTAACATGTTTAAAAAGAGCTCCCTCCCCCACCCGCCCCCATCCCGAGTGGACAGCGTTTAACACTCCCACTCCCTGCGTCAGGCAGTTTATAACACACGGGTGCGAATTTCAACTGCAAGGCTAAACTGCTCTGGCCATTCAATATTCCAGGACTGGGCACAAAGCGTGAAACCGCCTGCGGGTTCTTCCTGACCGCACAGCCGAGTCCACCCCGCCACCGGCGCCACAGTGACGCACACTCGGCACGCGCCTGGATCCATCCTATGGGACTCCCGCTCTTTTCCGCATCCCAAGAACAAGATGCCTTTTCCgttccaccaaaaaaaaaaaaaaaacccaacaacaaaAACTAACTCCTGGACCCCACCCTCACACGGTGACTACTCTTCGGACGCTAAGGAAAGGAGCGAGTTTTAAACACGACCGAAATGTTTTGAAGACGAAACGGGAAACACGGCGCACCGCCGTTCCTCTTGTCATGGAAGGACCGTTTAATACTGCAAAGTAATATTGCGCACTCGGCCAGGAACAGATGAGCTCGAGGGTTAAGCAGCACTTTCTCACCTTACTCTATTCAGAGTGCAGGCAGCTTCACTGAACTCGGTTTCAAAACCGCACACCGCGCCCACACCCACTCCTAGAGACGCAGTCGGAAAAGTCCCGAAAACTATGCCGAAAGCCTACCAAATAATTAGCGGAATTAAGATCAGATCAGCtcactttattggccgtatacagtttcttgtataAGGAAGTGGGAGCCGGCTCCAAGGCCGGGACAGTCCGGGACAATCCCAAGTCTCCGCCAACGGAGGCGGAACCGCCGGGCTGCGGACCTCACCGGCTTCATAGCCGTCCCGCTGGAGGCCGGAGCTACTCCGCCAGGCTACGGCGGAAGGAGAGAAGGAAGGATGAAGGAAACGCCGGGGGGACGGTCCGAGGAGACGCGAGAGGGACTCTTTTCCCCTCGGAAACGCGTGGGCTCGCCTGCACCGCGGAGCACGGCTCCGTATGAAAGTAACGGAAACTGGCACAGGCCCGCAGGACACCCCTCGACTCCGGAAATCTCGACATCGCCTGACCTTCCACTACGAGACGGGCGCATCGCAGGTTTCACGGGGAAAAAACCCCCCCCGAAAATACAGATATATATAATTTCAAAATAGATATATATGTTTTTGGTATCATGTATCACACAGCACTACAGGTTAATTTAAATTGATATAGAAAGTTCAATGACGATTTTAATGTCTtaaaaattctaaattaaaaagtctTTTAGGGCAAGTTAATGTTAAAAATCAGCAGGTTTAGAATTAGCATTTTTGGCAATTAAACTTCCTATTGGTCAGATCATGGCTTTCCTAATTCTACCTGAGtgacttattttttttgtgtttttttttttgtgttttttaaaaacccaAAGCCATTCTTAGCAGGGGACAGCattatattttcacatatatatatttattagaaaaaaattagTTTATATAAAGTGCTAATCATTTTTAATCAAATCATTTtaactggaaaaaacaaaatctacaaCCTAAAAATGCCCCTGCTcaaaaaaaagaagcagaatCTGAATACTGTCAAGGAGAAAGGAGAGTTATTATCTAGTTCAAACTACCTCCTTGCACACATGTTCTTAAGCAACGGGTGGCCATTAAACTAAACGCTTCTTTAGTGTAGAGGGGACAATGAAAAATGGAACGTCGGAGCTCCATTTGCACATGCTACAATCTGGGAAGAATTGCGCGCAAGAATAATGTCCGAGCCATGAACACGGCTGCTTCCACAATTCTCCGAACGGATTTCCATGAAAACGACACGACTTCGGGCTCCACATGCCCCTCATCCCTCGCGGCACTAACAGTCAGATTGGCTCCCAGCCACGAGCAGGAGCggccgaggaagaggagggcagGCGGCGAGGAAGGAGTACGGAGACGGACCGAAAGCCGGAGAGAGAAACCCAGCTGGCGCTCCgtctcccccccacccccccgcaAGGGCTCCGCGGCGGACCCCAAGATCTTAACCCGCCCCAACCCAAAAAACCCCAAAGCCCCAACTCCCCCCTCGCGCAGCCCAGGTCTGCCAACGCCACCAGCTCGCTCCACTTCATTCAAACAACTCAGCGGGACCGTTAGGGGAGTCTCCTGTTCCGCACGACTTCAACACGGGGTGTAATTTAGCGGAGAGGTTCACAAGGGATGaggaaggaggaaaaaaaaaaacaaccattcaAATACGTGAAGACGCTGGTGACATCCCAAGCAAAGACCAGGCTGCTCTGTGCTTGCGGTGCCGGCGCAGAGGGACCGGGAGCAGAAGAGCCGCCGGACTCGGGGGAGACCCGGCGCCCCCTCTCCCACCCCCCCGACCCGCTCCCCTCTTTCTCCACCTCCCGCGGATCCTGGCTGGGTTCCGATTTCACGAAATGaaatcaacagaaaaaaagaagcatcGCTAATGAAAGATGTCCAGCAAAGTCAGTACTGTACTGAGCGATCTTTTCCCACAGCACATTTAAGACAATTTTTCATTCTCAAGGcctggctttttttttaaattgcagcaAGACAGGATGCTTGACGTCTCCTGCCAtttcttggttttttttttcagttgagaAACTTCAAGGCAACCTTCCTCAGCTTTTGTGTATGTATACATACACCCAATGCATAACTGCACACACCAAGCAGATATACACGTACATACAGTGCACATATGTTTGCATGTGTGTGGATCGGCTTAAGGAAATAACAAGGCTGAGGCGTCCCATCGTCAATCGGCTTCAGTCCCAACGCCACCGCAGGCTCGGGAAGAGAGATCGAGCCTCCCGGCCTCACCCGTCACGTGAGAAACCCCCTCCCACTCCCCCCAGGGGTGGCTCTGCGAGTCCCAGGCTGTCGCAACCAAAGCTCGTGCAGGAGGCTCAGCTGGTCTCCAGCTCACCTGCGGCCAGCGTCCAAGAGCAGAGATATTCTAGTCTGTACCGGAAGCCAAGAGTCTCTCTCCAGCGCGCGGCGGCTCCCAGTGGCAGGTCTCCGCAAAGCAGCTCCCAGACAGACGCGGGGAGGCTGGTCCGTGTCTCCCCCTAGTCTCTCCCTCGTCCCCGTTTCAATTCCACAGCGAAGTCTCTGCTGCAGGGCACTCCCCTCTCTCAGTTCCACTACAAAAGTGACGattgattttgtttgtttttgcaacGCCCCCCACTGTGGTGGAGGAACTGGTCGACCCTCCAGCCAGCGAGGGCAGCAGTGTTCAGGTACAAAGCGTTGGCTGTCGCAGCCTCACTGGTCAGGCCTGTCCTTGGATTCGTCATAAACCACCACTCTTTTTGGATCTACGGGGGAGAGATTGAGAGAGAAGCAGGTTTTAGTTCCCCAGTGCGGAAGGCATATTGAAGCAACAGATCTTCGTACAACTTTCCCTTGGTCTAACTGGGCCACTGTGTTCGATGCAGTTCGCACCTCTCAGGTCTGAAACCACTCCAATGAGCAGAACACCAGAAAGCTCTCGCTTTGGAAGGGACTGCGATctccacttttcttttgctaGGTTAGAAAGATGGATTTTTATTCCTTAACACTGTAAAAACACTGCTCATAACAGCAGAGACACACTCATCTGGGTTTATAAAGGTTTTAACTGGGAAAGCTCAAACCTCCTTTTTCTAATTCAGTTCCAACCAGGATAATGATTCTGGAGGGAGAAATCTAaactgagtaaaaaaaaacctctggtACTATCCGTCTGAAACAAACTAACATGATTTTCCTtttgcttattaaaatattcacttaaCCTCAAAGCAGAACCTGAAGCATTTACAAGATAGATTATTTTTCGTATCACAGTGCAAAAAGAAGCCAACTCACTGGCACAGCCTTATGTTTCAGGATCTCATTCTGAGGCTGGGGTACCTCAGTACAGCTATTGCCCCCAAAACCCCTTTGGTATCAGGGACTAAAACTCCTCCAAGATTGAGGGGACCGGTCTGTTAACTTGTTTCTACTAATGACTGATCCCGAAGACTGACTGACTACCCAGGAATCTCCAGCCACATTCCGCACTGCTGTTCTGTAACCTGAGCATGGTTCACCAAAAAGAGCCCAACCAAAACCCCTCACACTTCACAGTGCTCACCTTGTTTCTGCAAAGTCAAAATATATTCCATttctgcaaaataaaagaaagattcacattaaaaatacatgcaaACTTGAACACATGCATGCATCGCATATACGAGATAGCCACTAatccttaaaatgttttcttctggCAGATCAATACTAGTGCAGTGGTTTTAGTCTTTTCTACACGTCTCAGCACAGATTTCATTAGGTTTCAGGCCtacagaattgaaaaaaaactctttaaaaataaacactgtacTGATGCAACAGGAGAGAAAGAACATAACAGAATAGTGTTAGGAAAATaggaaataggaaaaaaaacaaagagaaaacagatcAGTACATGAGATGCACATTTTTCTTCTCACACCTCAGTTAAAAACAAGTAACCCCCACCACCCAAAAAAACAACTCTCAGCGCTTATCCACCCTCTGAGGTTCAGCAGCGTCAGGCAGGCCTGCTCCAGGGAGAGCTGGCGTCTAGACTGCACGCGCGTGAACCCAGGGCTGGCTCTCCGACCCCTTCACCAGGGAGACGCTGGCAGACCGCTCACTGCCAGGTACTTCCCTGGAATCATCGGCCTTTCCAGAGCTGCGCAGCTCCGATTTCCAAACACTCCCGATCCCCAGCCATCCTGGGCTCATTTCTCAACTCCGCGAGAGGCACAGCTCTACAGACCGGAAAAGGGACGACAGCGCCCAGGCAGGCCTCCTTAAACACCACCCGCGGTGGAAAAGGACATCGCACTGCCCTCAAGCCCGAGATGCATTACCTTTAGTGTGATAAATTACAGCAGCTTTTAGATCAAATGAGCCCCAGCTACTACTCCTGTCACAGGCTTTCGTCTGGCCCTGTTCTTTGGCCGCAGTCAACACAGGATTGGCTGGGGAGGCCTGAGGCGATTCGGCACCAAGGTCCTTAGCAGAAGCGAACTCTATTGCACCTGGGCTCCCCGCCTCGCCCTTCTGGGGGTCCGGCACGAGAGGCTGAAGTGGCGCCCCCCCCTCGGCGGCAGGGGCGGGGGGgcacgttttgaaaacactGGCGAGGGAATGGGGGCTAGTCCGTTTGTCGAGGTCAGAAGCCTTTGGGAGGGTCGGGCGGTCCAGCCCTGGGGCCTCGGCGCCCCGCGCGGCGCACTGCCCCTGGAACGTCACCTCGGccgcccccccgccccccaccgCGGGCCGCCCCGGCGCCCCCTCGGGCCCTGCGCTGGGCTCGTTGATGAAGGACAGCCCCCACTGGTTCTGGAAGATGTCCCCCAGGGCCTTCTGCTGCGAGGGTACATCCACCGGGCGGGCGCTGGGCAGCGCGGCTTGCATATGCGCAGGGGTCAAAGGGTACACGAAGAGGCCGGGTTTCCTGGGCTCCCCGCTGCCGCCGCTGCTGTCGGGCGACGAGGCTACATTCTCGCCCGCCGGCACCGCGGGGGCGGGCGTCTCGGGACAAGCAGCGCCGAGGAGGGGCCCGGCCGGCGAGCAGCAGGCCGCCTCCGCGGAGACGGGCCCGTTCGCAAAGGCCGCCGAGGCGCCGGTCTTCACAGCGGACATGGGGACGTGAGACAGCCGGGCGGGCAGCGGGGGGGCCTGGCTCTCCTTGTTGAGGTTCTCCTTGACTTTGCTTGCATAACTGATCTTGGGGACAATCTTGGCGCTGCTGTTGTCCACTGGAAAGACGGGGGGGGGCTTGAACAGGGTCCACGAGTCCTCTCGGGGCGCCACCGAGCTGGCGGGCTTGACCTTGCCGGGCTTGTCCTCGAATTTCTTGCCGGGACACCCGGCCGCCTTGCTGTCCGAGTTCTTCCTCTGCAGCTCGCCCGCCGGCCCGGCCGGGACCCCCGCCGCCGGCCCGCCGGACCCCAGCTTGGCCCGGCTCGGGGGGGCGTCGGGCCTGGCCCCGCAGGGCTCGGGCTCCTGCGGCTCCTTCACGCTGTTGCGCCTGGCCTTGCGCTTCTTGGGCGTGGTGTAGCCGCTCTCCGACCCGCTGCCGTCGTTGTCCGCCGCCGGCCGGCCGCCACCGCCGCCGCCGGGGTAGCCGTTGGCGACGCAGCCCGAGCTCAGGGCCACGACTCCGTTCAGGAGCGGCGCCGGCTCCTTCCTGTCCGCGGGCCTGTCACTCCTGCTGTCCATACTGGTCTTATGACCAGGGCCGGCTTTGCTCCCCACTTTGGCGAGAGTGTCCGCAGTCCTGGCTGCCTGGCGGGGTCTGGGGGGAGGGTCTACCAGCTGCCTGCTGCCATTCCCGGGACCGAGGAGCTCGGCGGAATCGCTGGCAGACAGGatcttctctctctccgctgcgctgccgtttattttgccatttcCTACAAAATAACCAGAGAAAACCAAGAGTAAATAATGATACataattgctgacacttatatagcgcttttctggacactccactcaaagcgctttacaggtaatggggatccgctccacccccaccagtgtgcagccccacctggatgatgcaccagtactctccccacacaccagctctcagtggggaggagagcagagtgatgaagccagttcagagatggggattattaggaggccatgattggcaaaggccaggaggaaatttggccaggacaccagggtaacacccctactcttttcgagaaacaccctgggatttttaatgaccacatagagtcaggacctcagttttacgtctcatccgaagcatggcgcctttttacagtagtgtccctgtcactatactggggcattaggactcacacagaccgcagggtgagcaccccctactggccccactaacaccccttccaccagcagccttagtttttcccaggaggtctcccatccaggtactggccaggctcccacctgctgagctccagtgggcggcCAGCTGTGTGTCACAGGGTGTGTCACTGCTGGCCGTAAGTTTAAAATCAGTTTAAAGGCTGCTGAAAAACCCCAGCGGTCTGAGCAGAGGTCTGTGTCGTCAC
Encoded here:
- the nufip2 gene encoding FMR1-interacting protein NUFIP2, translated to MEEQPSVRAPQQRYHHGGERSPTRPRKTLKNEPSHCQHHHQETQAKKTGNGKINGSAAEREKILSASDSAELLGPGNGSRQLVDPPPRPRQAARTADTLAKVGSKAGPGHKTSMDSRSDRPADRKEPAPLLNGVVALSSGCVANGYPGGGGGGRPAADNDGSGSESGYTTPKKRKARRNSVKEPQEPEPCGARPDAPPSRAKLGSGGPAAGVPAGPAGELQRKNSDSKAAGCPGKKFEDKPGKVKPASSVAPREDSWTLFKPPPVFPVDNSSAKIVPKISYASKVKENLNKESQAPPLPARLSHVPMSAVKTGASAAFANGPVSAEAACCSPAGPLLGAACPETPAPAVPAGENVASSPDSSGGSGEPRKPGLFVYPLTPAHMQAALPSARPVDVPSQQKALGDIFQNQWGLSFINEPSAGPEGAPGRPAVGGGGAAEVTFQGQCAARGAEAPGLDRPTLPKASDLDKRTSPHSLASVFKTCPPAPAAEGGAPLQPLVPDPQKGEAGSPGAIEFASAKDLGAESPQASPANPVLTAAKEQGQTKACDRSSSWGSFDLKAAVIYHTKEMEYILTLQKQDPKRVVVYDESKDRPDQ